Proteins from a genomic interval of Thamnophis elegans isolate rThaEle1 chromosome 2, rThaEle1.pri, whole genome shotgun sequence:
- the LOC116502781 gene encoding zinc finger protein 160-like: protein MEGENLLDPPSDTRSTSKTAKRTHECSECGESFASRSLLLTHRKVHVGSGSSQGLEGEKSFSGKDTKERIHTGEKPYKCGECGKCFPQKNTLGRHQMFHTGEKPYRCEECGKCFVDKRGLLRHHKTHTGEKPYQCNNCGRFYRTSSALRSHEKTHTGEKNYKCLDCGRQFAGSSALRVHSRIHTGEKPYKCSECDNSFPRRDSLVMHQEIHTGQKAYQCLECGKCFRRKSTLRNHERIHTGEKPYKCWECGKSFSRKSTLSSHEKMHAGIKPYKCFECGKGFTQSSGLRSHVKTHRREKKEKCLECGKSFTSKSTLLQHQKLHTGERPYECPECEKRFVDPYQLQTHQKRHQGDLPHKCGECGKSFISPSQVQIHQRIHTGEKPFKCGECGKCFAQKTNLGTHQRLHTGEKPYRCEECGKCFAEKRGLLGHHKTHTGEKPYQCNDCGRFYSTSSALKSHEKTHTGEKSYKCLDCGKAFAHSCSLRSHSRIHTGEKPYKCSECDNSFARRDSLVMHQRIHTGEKPYKCLECGKCFAHSSTFRIHTRSHTGE from the coding sequence ATGGAGGGTGAGAATCTCTTGGATCCCCCATCAGACACAAGAAGCACTTCAAAAACGGCCAAAAGAACCCATGAATGCTCAGAGTGTGGGGAATCCTTTGCTAGCAGGTCCCTCCTTTTGACCCACAGGAAGGTCCATGTGGGAAGTGGATCCAGTCAAGGTTTGGAGGGCGAGAAATCCTTCTCTGGAAAAGACACCAAGgagagaatccacacaggggagaaaccgtaCAAATGTGGGGAGTGTGGGAAATGCTTTCCCCAAAAAAACACACTTGGAAGGCATCAAATGTTCCACACGGGAGAAAAGCCATACAGATGCGAAGAATGTGGAAAATGCTTTGTAGACAAGCGAGGACTTTTGCGTCATCATAaaacccacacaggggagaagccatatcagTGCAACAACTGTGGAAGATTTTATCGTACCTCATCAGCCCTTAGAAGTCATGAAAAAActcacacaggggaaaaaaactacaaATGTTTAGACTGTGGGAGACAATTTGCTGGGTCATCTGCCCTTAGAGTTCACAGCCGaatccatacaggagagaaaccttacaaATGCTCAGAGTGTGATAATAGTTTTCCACGGAGAGATTCTCTTGTGATGCATCAAGAAATCCACACTGGACAGAAAGCttatcaatgcctggaatgtgggaaatgtttccgTAGAAAATCCACTCTCAGAAACCAcgagagaatccacacaggggagaaaccttacaagtgttgggaatgtgggaagagctttTCTCGGAAGTCAACTCTTTCGTCCCATGAGAAGATGCATGCAGGAATAAAGCCTTACAAATGCTTTGAGTGTGGAAAAGGTTTCACCCAGAGTTCAGGTCTTCGGAGTCATGTGAAAACACacagaagggagaaaaaggaaaagtgcctcgaatgtgggaaaagttttacctCGAAATCAACCCTGTTGCAACAtcagaaacttcacactggagaGAGACCCTATGAATGCCCAGAATGTGAGAAACGATTTGTGGATCCTTATCAACTTCAGACACACCAGAAGAGGCATCAAGGGGACCTTCCCCATAAATGTggggagtgtgggaaaagttttatttCGCCATCCCAAGTTCAGATTCATCAGAgaatccacacgggggagaaacccTTCAAATGTGGGGAATGTGGAAAATGCTTTGCTCAAAAAACAAATCTTGGAACGCATCAAAGGttacacacaggagaaaagccctACAGATGCGAAGAATGTGGAAAATGCTTTGCAGAGAAGCGAGGCCTTTTGGGTCATCACAaaacccacacaggggagaagccatatcaatgcaaCGACTGTGGAAGATTTTATAGTACCTCATCAGCCCTTAAAAGTCATGAGAAAACTCACACAGGGGAAAAAAGCTACAAATGTTTAGACTGTGGGAAAGCATTTGCTCATTCATGTTCCCTTAGAAGTCATAGCCGaatccatacaggagagaaaccttacaaATGCTCAGAGTGTGATAATAGTTTTGCTCGGAGAGATTCTCTTGTGATGCATCAACGAatccacactggagaaaaaccatataaatgtctggagtgtgggaaATGTTTTGCCCATTCTTCAACCTTTCGCATTCACACCCGAAGTCACACAGGAGAGTAG